One stretch of Streptomyces sp. MMBL 11-1 DNA includes these proteins:
- a CDS encoding Fpg/Nei family DNA glycosylase, producing MPEGDTVLQTAARLHEALAGRVLTRSDLRVPRFATADLSGRTVLDVTARGKHLLTRVEGGLTLHSHLRMDGAWRVYAPDERWRGGPGHQIRAILANAEHTAVGYRLPVLELLRTSEEDRAVGHLGPDLLGPDWDPGLALERLLAAPGRPLGEALLDQRNLAGIGNVYKCELCFLARVTPWLPVGALPDGVLPRLVALAERLLQANRDRPTRTTTITSELRTPPPPGPKARTGAEAEAEAGAGAERPRARAAGPARPPVRVQERLYVYGRARRPCLRCGTPIRLADQDDRPTYWCPGCQSGPTP from the coding sequence ATGCCCGAAGGAGACACCGTCCTCCAGACCGCCGCCCGGCTCCACGAGGCTCTGGCCGGGCGGGTGCTGACCCGGTCGGACCTGCGCGTCCCCCGTTTCGCCACGGCCGACCTCTCCGGCCGGACCGTCCTGGACGTCACCGCGCGCGGCAAGCACCTGCTGACCCGCGTCGAGGGCGGCCTGACCCTGCACAGCCACCTCCGGATGGACGGCGCCTGGCGGGTGTACGCCCCGGACGAACGCTGGCGGGGCGGCCCGGGCCACCAGATCCGCGCGATCCTCGCCAACGCGGAGCACACCGCGGTCGGCTACCGGCTTCCGGTGCTCGAACTGCTGCGCACCAGCGAGGAGGACCGGGCCGTGGGCCACCTGGGTCCGGATCTGCTGGGCCCCGACTGGGATCCCGGCCTGGCCCTGGAGCGGCTGCTCGCCGCGCCGGGGCGCCCTCTCGGCGAGGCACTCCTGGACCAGCGCAACCTGGCGGGCATCGGCAATGTCTACAAATGTGAGCTGTGCTTCCTGGCCCGCGTCACGCCTTGGCTCCCCGTGGGCGCCCTCCCCGACGGCGTGCTCCCCCGGCTCGTCGCTCTCGCCGAGCGGCTGCTGCAGGCCAACCGCGACCGCCCCACCCGCACCACGACGATCACCTCCGAACTCCGCACCCCACCGCCACCCGGCCCGAAGGCGAGAACCGGAGCCGAGGCCGAGGCCGAGGCCGGAGCCGGGGCTGAGCGCCCGCGCGCCCGGGCAGCCGGCCCGGCCCGGCCACCCGTTCGCGTACAGGAGCGGCTGTACGTCTACGGGCGGGCCCGTCGCCCCTGTCTGCGCTGCGGGACCCCGATCCGTCTCGCCGACCAGGACGACCGGCCCACCTACTGGTGCCCCGGCTGCCAATCAGGCCCGACCCCGTAG
- a CDS encoding CsbD family protein, which translates to MDKLKGKGKEAVGKLTGDRRKESEGKADQAKGRAKGAVDEAGDRAKGVKDSLRRDDDDR; encoded by the coding sequence ATGGACAAGCTCAAGGGCAAGGGCAAGGAAGCGGTCGGCAAGCTGACCGGCGACCGCCGCAAGGAGTCCGAAGGCAAGGCCGACCAGGCCAAGGGCCGGGCCAAGGGTGCGGTGGACGAGGCCGGCGACCGCGCGAAGGGCGTCAAGGACTCCCTCCGCAGGGACGACGACGACAGGTAG
- a CDS encoding Dps family protein, with translation MSVVKSTLSESDLKVVGTALQGALVDLVDLSLVAKQVHWNVVGPRFRSVHLQLDDVVVTARQHSDTVAERASAVGVNPDGRSGTVAKETAIASVPEGWIKDTDAVRILVDALGVVIGRMRERIEATDEPDPITQDLLIGLTAELEKHAWMFQAESA, from the coding sequence ATGTCTGTGGTCAAGAGCACGTTGTCCGAGAGTGACCTCAAGGTCGTGGGAACGGCGCTGCAGGGCGCTCTGGTCGACCTCGTCGACCTCTCCCTGGTGGCCAAGCAGGTCCATTGGAACGTGGTCGGTCCGCGCTTCCGCTCCGTGCACCTTCAGCTCGACGACGTCGTCGTCACGGCCCGGCAGCACTCCGACACGGTCGCCGAGCGCGCCTCGGCCGTCGGGGTCAACCCGGACGGGCGCTCCGGCACGGTGGCCAAGGAGACCGCGATCGCCTCCGTGCCCGAGGGCTGGATCAAGGACACCGACGCCGTGCGGATCCTGGTGGACGCGCTGGGCGTGGTCATCGGCCGGATGCGGGAGCGCATCGAGGCGACCGACGAGCCGGACCCGATCACCCAGGACCTGCTGATCGGGCTGACAGCGGAGCTCGAGAAGCACGCCTGGATGTTCCAGGCGGAAAGCGCCTGA
- a CDS encoding CinA family protein codes for MTAAARVLRLLGARGETLAVAESLTGGLVAADLTAVPGASRSFRGSVTAYATPVKRDVLGVDGSLLAERGAVDPDVALRMAVGVRRVLEADWGVSTTGVAGPEPQDGQPVGTVYVAVAGPSGVEKVTALRLNGERADIRSESVRGALELLAGELGENERAQDTEQNGGN; via the coding sequence GTGACAGCCGCTGCCCGGGTGCTCCGACTTCTCGGAGCGCGGGGCGAGACGCTCGCCGTCGCCGAATCGTTGACGGGCGGCCTGGTGGCCGCCGACCTGACCGCCGTACCCGGCGCCTCCCGGTCCTTCCGTGGATCGGTGACGGCATACGCCACCCCTGTGAAACGGGATGTCCTGGGCGTCGACGGGAGCCTTCTGGCGGAGCGCGGCGCCGTGGACCCCGACGTCGCGCTGCGGATGGCGGTCGGTGTGCGCCGGGTCCTCGAAGCGGACTGGGGCGTCTCCACCACGGGGGTCGCGGGACCGGAACCGCAGGACGGGCAGCCGGTCGGCACGGTCTACGTAGCCGTGGCCGGACCCTCCGGCGTCGAGAAAGTGACGGCTCTGCGGTTGAATGGTGAGAGGGCGGATATCCGTAGTGAGAGTGTGCGAGGGGCCCTCGAACTGCTCGCGGGCGAACTCGGTGAGAATGAGCGGGCACAGGATACGGAACAGAACGGGGGGAATTGA
- a CDS encoding helix-turn-helix domain-containing protein yields MILLRRLLGDVLRRQRQRQGRTLREVSSSARVSLGYLSEVERGQKEASSELLSAICDALDVRMSELMREVSDELSLAELAESAAAGDPVPVPVPVRPMLNSVSVSSVAGVPSGRVTIKAPAEAVDVVAA; encoded by the coding sequence ATGATTCTGCTCCGTCGCCTGCTGGGTGACGTGCTGCGTCGGCAGCGCCAGCGCCAAGGCCGTACTCTGCGCGAAGTCTCCTCGTCCGCCCGGGTCTCGCTCGGTTATCTGTCCGAGGTGGAGCGGGGGCAGAAGGAGGCATCCTCCGAGCTGCTCTCCGCGATTTGCGACGCGCTTGACGTACGGATGTCCGAGCTCATGCGTGAAGTGAGCGACGAGCTCTCGCTCGCTGAGCTGGCCGAGTCGGCAGCTGCCGGTGATCCGGTCCCGGTCCCGGTGCCGGTTCGTCCCATGCTCAACTCCGTCTCCGTCTCGTCGGTCGCAGGTGTGCCGTCGGGCCGGGTGACCATCAAGGCGCCCGCGGAAGCGGTGGACGTCGTCGCCGCCTGA